In Paenibacillus sp. FSL R7-0345, a single window of DNA contains:
- a CDS encoding GNAT family N-acetyltransferase, with the protein MKPLDYLKNIERIELELTRLNAARSLVNIPRQLEVLPAGGAVMLRDRTDGGSSYYNRIKGFGPGDLAALDTLLSHYPEAAPCFDMTPDHMTEEVGRALSEKGFIPAEQLAFLYINLQGMAEQASGFQIERVTEETAEQFIEWIRKSAGGLRVTREMIARTREYFYREDFLNYMLSIDGKPASMGSLFLSGEEGYLANDYTFPEFRARGCQSALIKRRLTDAAERGATTVYTDVEFGSASHANMERAGFRLAFLNTYWIAR; encoded by the coding sequence GTGAAGCCTTTGGATTATCTGAAAAATATTGAGCGGATTGAGCTTGAGCTGACCCGGCTGAATGCGGCGCGTTCGCTGGTTAATATACCGCGTCAGCTGGAAGTGCTGCCTGCAGGCGGGGCAGTTATGCTGCGTGACCGTACGGATGGAGGTTCAAGCTACTATAACCGGATCAAAGGATTTGGTCCTGGTGATCTTGCAGCGCTGGATACGCTGTTAAGCCATTATCCTGAGGCGGCCCCCTGCTTTGATATGACTCCCGATCATATGACGGAGGAGGTAGGACGGGCGCTCAGTGAGAAAGGGTTCATTCCCGCTGAACAGCTTGCTTTCTTGTATATAAATCTGCAGGGTATGGCCGAACAGGCTTCAGGCTTTCAGATTGAGAGGGTGACGGAAGAAACAGCCGAACAATTTATCGAATGGATCCGAAAATCTGCCGGCGGGCTGAGGGTTACCAGGGAGATGATTGCGCGGACGCGGGAGTATTTTTACAGGGAAGATTTCCTGAATTATATGTTAAGCATAGACGGGAAGCCTGCATCGATGGGGTCACTGTTTCTGAGCGGAGAAGAGGGCTATCTGGCTAATGACTACACGTTTCCGGAATTCCGGGCCAGAGGCTGCCAGTCGGCACTGATCAAGCGCCGCCTCACAGATGCTGCAGAGCGCGGTGCCACGACCGTATATACCGATGTGGAGTTCGGCTCAGCCAGCCATGCCAATATGGAGCGGGCCGGGTTCAGGCTTGCCTTTCTTAACACGTACTGGATTGCCAGATAA
- a CDS encoding PocR ligand-binding domain-containing protein, producing the protein MSNPLFKLENIIDLEKWHVLQDSLALVTKMAIITVNYKGIPVSRHSYCQPFCQGVRKDDVLSPFCQKCDARGGLEAVRLNAPYIYKCHFNIIDIAVPIIIDNQYIGAVMAGQIRLRDSDQQLEQLVSRPPSADTELKFQALEAEYASLPVLTYDEVSTTANMLFHLCNYIVEEAITKNATIQMYKKTLLAEAPLSQADDYAAAPVPAVGSLQAIQNELSNTLVEHSIKELSVSQYRAANPLLQPAFDYLYQHKNKNFTLADLARQCHISPSYFSRIFTKETGENFSTFAPRLKIEWAKQLLKATEQPVNRISDALGFCDAGYFIKTFKKFEHLTPAVYRNRYRDEK; encoded by the coding sequence ATGAGCAATCCGCTGTTCAAGCTGGAAAACATTATAGATCTCGAGAAATGGCATGTGCTCCAGGACTCTCTTGCGCTGGTCACCAAGATGGCGATCATCACCGTCAATTACAAAGGGATTCCGGTCAGCAGGCACAGCTATTGCCAGCCCTTCTGCCAGGGTGTGCGAAAGGATGACGTACTCTCCCCCTTCTGCCAGAAATGCGATGCCCGGGGCGGTCTTGAAGCCGTCCGGCTGAATGCCCCCTATATCTACAAATGCCACTTCAATATTATTGATATTGCCGTGCCGATCATAATAGACAATCAATACATAGGAGCGGTCATGGCCGGGCAGATCCGGCTGCGTGACTCTGACCAGCAGCTGGAGCAACTCGTTTCCCGGCCGCCCAGCGCCGATACGGAGCTTAAGTTCCAGGCGCTTGAAGCTGAATATGCCTCACTGCCCGTTTTGACCTATGATGAAGTATCGACCACGGCCAACATGCTGTTTCACCTCTGTAATTATATCGTCGAAGAAGCAATCACCAAGAATGCCACCATTCAGATGTACAAAAAAACACTGCTCGCCGAAGCGCCTCTAAGCCAGGCCGATGATTACGCCGCCGCGCCCGTACCCGCTGTCGGCAGCCTGCAGGCGATTCAGAACGAGCTGTCCAATACACTGGTCGAGCATTCGATCAAAGAGCTGAGCGTAAGCCAGTACCGCGCCGCCAATCCGCTGCTGCAGCCAGCCTTTGATTACCTCTACCAGCACAAGAATAAAAACTTCACCTTGGCCGATCTGGCCCGACAATGCCACATCAGCCCCAGCTATTTCAGCCGGATTTTCACGAAAGAAACCGGCGAGAACTTTTCTACCTTCGCACCACGGCTGAAGATCGAATGGGCTAAACAGCTGCTCAAGGCGACAGAGCAGCCCGTTAACCGGATCAGCGATGCACTGGGCTTCTGCGATGCCGGCTACTTTATCAAAACCTTTAAGAAGTTTGAGCATCTTACCCCTGCCGTATATCGGAACAGATACCGGGATGAGAAGTAG
- the dhaK gene encoding dihydroxyacetone kinase subunit DhaK, protein MKKIINAPETLVREMCSGLVLAHPSLVFNSKHKVVQKKQLSPDKVTLISGGGSGHEPAHAGFVGKGMLDAAVCGDIFASPSQIQVYQAIRSTAGQKGTLLIIKNYSGDMMNFKNAAYLAGEDGIEVDYVKVDDDIAVEDSLYTVGKRGVAGTVLVHKIAGAAAERGLPLAEVKEAAEKAIANIRSIGFAFTSCTVPAKGTPTFQLEDNEMEYGVGIHGEPGIRREPVVSADELASRMVNALLDSLAVSGGAGSPELTVLVNGFGATPLQELYLLGNSVIRELDARGVKVHNVLVGNYMTSIDMAGASLSLMKLDDQLKELLADECHTPALVLQGPFEPVQYTEVVLKPETEQEVSFKCDTDAAHAKVTGDTFTLNNLVYAIDKMSEIIIENEVPFCELDAHAGDGDFGMSVAKGFKQLKTEWPEIMANHTADAGSFLDACSLIIMEHCGGASGPIWGSAFRAAGKYAGDRSGLSMAELAEMLEAVVKGIQDTGERAFGRGAVVGDKTLIDALVPYAQSWKDSAAQGVDFGTASTKAAAAAVEGARQTGEIVARMGRAGTVGERSLGYPDAGAYALGVIFTGLAEAMQ, encoded by the coding sequence ATGAAGAAGATTATCAATGCACCGGAGACGCTGGTACGGGAGATGTGCAGCGGGCTGGTGCTGGCTCATCCGTCTCTTGTGTTCAACAGTAAACATAAGGTTGTTCAGAAAAAACAGCTGAGTCCGGATAAAGTGACGCTGATCAGCGGCGGCGGCAGCGGACATGAGCCGGCTCATGCCGGATTTGTCGGCAAAGGAATGCTGGATGCAGCGGTCTGCGGCGATATCTTTGCTTCACCGTCGCAGATTCAGGTATACCAGGCGATCCGTTCTACGGCCGGGCAAAAGGGAACTCTCCTGATTATTAAAAACTACAGCGGCGATATGATGAACTTCAAGAATGCCGCTTATCTTGCCGGCGAAGACGGCATTGAAGTGGATTATGTGAAGGTCGATGATGACATCGCCGTTGAAGACAGCCTGTATACTGTCGGTAAAAGAGGCGTAGCCGGCACCGTGCTGGTGCACAAGATCGCCGGTGCGGCGGCCGAGCGTGGCTTACCGCTGGCTGAGGTTAAGGAGGCCGCCGAGAAGGCAATCGCAAATATCCGCAGCATCGGTTTCGCCTTCACTTCGTGTACAGTTCCTGCTAAGGGAACACCGACCTTCCAGCTTGAGGATAACGAGATGGAGTACGGAGTAGGCATTCACGGAGAGCCCGGCATCCGCAGGGAGCCGGTTGTAAGCGCTGATGAACTGGCATCCAGAATGGTGAATGCACTGCTGGACAGCCTGGCGGTTTCCGGCGGGGCGGGATCGCCCGAGCTTACTGTACTGGTCAACGGCTTCGGGGCGACACCGCTTCAAGAGCTGTACCTGCTGGGCAACTCGGTTATCCGCGAGCTGGATGCCAGAGGAGTTAAGGTGCATAATGTGCTGGTCGGCAACTATATGACAAGCATTGATATGGCCGGAGCCTCCCTGTCGCTGATGAAGCTGGACGATCAGCTTAAAGAGCTGCTGGCTGATGAATGTCATACGCCTGCACTGGTGCTGCAGGGGCCGTTCGAGCCGGTGCAATACACCGAGGTTGTCCTGAAGCCGGAAACGGAGCAGGAAGTTTCCTTTAAGTGCGATACAGATGCAGCGCATGCCAAGGTTACCGGAGACACGTTTACTCTGAATAATCTGGTATATGCTATCGATAAAATGAGCGAGATCATTATTGAGAATGAGGTTCCATTCTGTGAGCTGGATGCCCATGCCGGTGACGGCGACTTTGGTATGAGCGTGGCCAAAGGGTTCAAGCAGCTTAAGACCGAATGGCCGGAGATTATGGCCAATCACACAGCCGATGCGGGAAGCTTCCTGGATGCCTGCTCCCTGATTATTATGGAGCACTGCGGGGGGGCCTCCGGCCCGATCTGGGGCTCTGCATTCCGGGCGGCCGGCAAATATGCCGGAGACCGGAGTGGTTTGAGCATGGCAGAGCTGGCCGAAATGCTGGAAGCTGTAGTTAAGGGCATTCAGGATACAGGCGAGCGTGCCTTCGGCAGAGGGGCGGTTGTCGGCGACAAGACGCTGATTGACGCGCTGGTTCCGTATGCGCAATCCTGGAAAGATAGTGCTGCCCAGGGCGTTGACTTCGGCACGGCTTCAACCAAGGCGGCTGCGGCTGCCGTGGAGGGAGCACGTCAGACCGGGGAGATCGTTGCCCGGATGGGCAGAGCCGGTACAGTCGGCGAACGCAGCCTTGGATACCCGGATGCCGGCGCCTATGCGCTGGGTGTGATTTTTACTGGACTGGCAGAAGCGATGCAATAG
- a CDS encoding Imm51 family immunity protein: protein MDKDLSAQLAQWHEDGEHQKIADTIMEIPPAERGYAIISSLGRAYNNLGRYEEGLEQFQQVAAEGEKDPLWHFRTGYSYYYLDRHEEAVQAFSTAIALDPADEQSAMLLDWSRRKLEQERLIAANRERSRAGGRKGVPFEGMDLAAFWDDSDYALDSYVLDPPDDGLIASVEGELGYKLPASYITLMKQHNGGVPHNTCFPTNVPTSWADDHVAITGIMGIGRDKSYSLCGDLGSPFMIEEWGYPDIGVVICDCPSAGHDVIMLDYRHCGKDGEPEVIHVDQEADYEITYLAPDFETFICGLVHEELYDTSAEDREEDLRKVKEGEFSPLLAELCSRLPDPEQLENQIRAVCHRVVREKGYFSFHADELSLLMYDVQFWLYTESYPQPTRDEYLEVYPKMIAFGGAFGQGGYAPGFISDWLDRRIKEGQIVKSHGKLAFTAEARSQVEERLAETALAAEQDGAILETAETPQTTKAEIAAAEEQVAPFKLIEQANGGMSVILVVGSYRQEVFAARADEGFEGNGYDWASLAAVFLEEQLPQLQEKIHFDPEADMFCAYSADGAALRAFITGFKQACENEELIRDLFSRAELD from the coding sequence ATGGATAAGGATCTAAGCGCACAACTGGCACAGTGGCATGAAGACGGCGAGCATCAAAAAATAGCAGATACAATCATGGAAATCCCTCCGGCGGAGCGCGGTTACGCAATCATCAGCAGCCTCGGGCGGGCATATAACAATTTAGGCCGGTATGAGGAGGGGCTGGAGCAGTTTCAGCAGGTTGCGGCAGAAGGGGAAAAGGACCCGCTGTGGCATTTCCGCACCGGTTATTCCTATTATTATCTGGACCGGCATGAGGAGGCTGTGCAGGCGTTCAGTACGGCGATTGCACTTGATCCGGCCGATGAGCAGTCCGCTATGCTGCTGGACTGGAGCCGGCGGAAGCTGGAGCAGGAGCGGCTGATCGCGGCTAACCGGGAGCGCAGCAGGGCCGGAGGGCGTAAGGGTGTGCCTTTTGAAGGGATGGACCTGGCAGCCTTCTGGGATGACAGCGATTATGCGCTGGATTCTTATGTCCTCGACCCGCCGGATGACGGGCTGATCGCCTCGGTGGAGGGAGAGCTCGGCTACAAGCTGCCGGCTTCTTATATTACGCTGATGAAGCAGCATAACGGCGGTGTACCGCACAACACCTGCTTCCCGACGAATGTGCCTACCTCATGGGCAGATGATCATGTCGCCATCACCGGGATTATGGGGATCGGCCGGGATAAATCCTATTCGCTGTGCGGCGATCTCGGCAGTCCGTTCATGATTGAAGAATGGGGTTATCCGGATATCGGAGTGGTTATCTGTGACTGTCCGTCCGCCGGGCATGATGTCATTATGCTGGATTACCGCCACTGCGGCAAAGACGGGGAGCCTGAGGTCATTCATGTGGACCAGGAAGCGGATTACGAGATTACGTATCTGGCCCCGGACTTTGAGACCTTTATCTGCGGTCTGGTGCATGAAGAGTTATATGATACCTCTGCAGAGGACCGGGAAGAGGATCTGCGTAAGGTAAAAGAGGGCGAATTCTCGCCTTTGCTTGCCGAACTGTGCAGCAGGCTGCCTGATCCGGAGCAGCTGGAGAATCAGATCAGGGCTGTGTGCCACCGTGTTGTCCGCGAAAAGGGCTATTTCTCCTTCCACGCCGATGAGCTGTCGCTGTTGATGTATGATGTACAGTTCTGGCTGTATACGGAAAGCTACCCGCAGCCAACGCGGGACGAATATCTTGAGGTTTATCCGAAGATGATTGCCTTCGGCGGTGCGTTCGGGCAGGGCGGCTATGCCCCCGGCTTCATCAGTGACTGGCTGGACCGGCGGATCAAGGAGGGCCAGATTGTGAAGTCGCACGGGAAGCTGGCCTTCACTGCTGAGGCGCGAAGCCAGGTGGAGGAACGGCTGGCGGAGACGGCATTGGCAGCGGAGCAGGATGGAGCCATTTTGGAAACGGCAGAGACACCGCAGACTACAAAAGCGGAGATTGCAGCGGCCGAAGAGCAAGTCGCCCCCTTTAAGCTGATCGAACAGGCTAACGGCGGAATGTCCGTCATTCTCGTTGTCGGCAGCTACAGGCAGGAAGTGTTTGCTGCGAGGGCTGACGAGGGTTTTGAGGGCAACGGTTATGACTGGGCTTCACTGGCCGCAGTATTCCTTGAAGAGCAGCTGCCGCAGCTGCAGGAGAAGATTCATTTTGACCCGGAAGCGGATATGTTCTGCGCCTATTCGGCAGATGGGGCAGCGCTAAGAGCCTTTATTACCGGATTTAAGCAGGCCTGCGAGAATGAGGAGCTGATCCGGGACTTGTTTTCCCGGGCGGAGCTGGATTAG
- a CDS encoding AIM24 family protein yields MAFTINNLKDNSNVIIKEQLGGFTVIEYKEDLSSTTMMEAQLNYFMSRSNMRNKQLMIELNNSEVVLSAGAMQYMVGNIEMTSGVKGVGGLMRNIMSSAVTGTTAIRPQYKGTGTILLETTYKYLWLIDVDNDHIVIDDGMFLACESSLELSVSARKNLSSAALGGEGLFNLSARGKGILALEAPIPSEEAVVVELNNDVLKVDGNFALMWSNTLDFTVEKSGKTKLGSAASGEGLVNVYRGTGMVWLAPLMQYKNSIFTPNA; encoded by the coding sequence ATGGCTTTTACCATTAATAATCTCAAAGACAACAGCAATGTTATTATCAAGGAGCAGCTTGGCGGTTTTACAGTGATTGAGTATAAAGAGGACCTGAGCAGCACCACCATGATGGAAGCGCAATTAAACTACTTCATGAGCAGAAGCAATATGCGCAACAAGCAGCTGATGATAGAGCTGAATAACAGCGAGGTTGTGCTTAGCGCAGGCGCTATGCAGTATATGGTCGGGAATATTGAAATGACCTCGGGCGTTAAAGGTGTCGGAGGGCTAATGCGCAACATTATGTCCAGTGCAGTTACCGGAACGACGGCCATCCGTCCACAGTACAAAGGAACCGGAACGATTCTGCTGGAGACCACTTACAAATACCTGTGGCTGATTGATGTCGACAACGATCATATTGTTATTGATGACGGCATGTTCCTGGCCTGCGAGAGTTCACTTGAGCTTTCTGTTTCTGCCCGCAAAAATCTGTCCTCGGCCGCACTCGGCGGAGAAGGCCTGTTCAATCTGAGCGCCCGCGGCAAAGGAATTCTCGCGCTGGAAGCGCCGATCCCTTCCGAAGAAGCGGTTGTGGTCGAGCTCAACAACGATGTGCTGAAGGTGGACGGCAATTTTGCGCTGATGTGGTCCAATACCCTTGATTTCACTGTAGAAAAATCCGGCAAAACCAAGCTCGGCTCCGCCGCCTCCGGCGAAGGGCTGGTCAACGTGTACCGCGGAACCGGCATGGTCTGGCTGGCCCCGCTGATGCAGTACAAGAACAGTATATTTACGCCTAATGCCTGA
- a CDS encoding S-layer homology domain-containing protein yields the protein MTPSEQPGTTNPVTTLNPFHSAVISQEAVLKTVSDAIARTQNTNTSFSDTAGHWGSNAIAAAVKLQIISGYENGTFRPDAAVSRAEFSAMIARAFGLAGNPAAAGFSDTGTSWAAGSIGALAGKGIVTGYADGSFKPNATITRAEMVTILSRVLNFGVLESGGAADFTDVSSNNWAAAAIKQAASAKLVQGVSASSFAPGHNATRAEAVTLIIRALETDSSVKALIAGL from the coding sequence GTGACTCCAAGTGAACAGCCGGGCACCACCAATCCGGTAACCACCCTGAATCCGTTCCATTCTGCTGTAATCAGCCAGGAGGCCGTGCTGAAGACGGTGAGCGATGCAATCGCCAGAACACAGAACACGAATACGTCGTTCAGTGATACCGCAGGCCATTGGGGCAGCAATGCCATTGCAGCGGCTGTGAAGCTGCAGATTATCAGCGGGTACGAGAACGGCACCTTCCGGCCGGATGCGGCAGTCAGCAGAGCAGAGTTCTCCGCCATGATCGCCCGTGCCTTCGGGCTGGCCGGGAATCCGGCCGCAGCCGGATTCAGCGACACCGGCACAAGCTGGGCTGCCGGATCTATCGGTGCCCTTGCCGGTAAAGGCATCGTAACCGGCTATGCGGACGGCAGCTTTAAGCCGAATGCAACCATCACCCGTGCCGAGATGGTGACGATCCTCTCGCGCGTGCTGAACTTCGGCGTGCTGGAAAGCGGCGGCGCGGCTGATTTTACCGATGTAAGCAGCAATAACTGGGCTGCCGCAGCGATTAAGCAGGCTGCCTCGGCCAAGCTGGTGCAGGGGGTATCGGCTTCATCGTTCGCACCGGGCCATAATGCGACCCGAGCTGAAGCTGTGACGCTCATTATCCGTGCTTTGGAAACCGACAGCTCGGTTAAGGCGCTAATCGCAGGGCTATAA
- a CDS encoding glycerol dehydrogenase, with translation MRKAFISPTKYVQGEDELLNLGYFVQTFGQSALLIAHPDDVKRVQAKLDATAETFKITLVESNFRGECSREEVARLKELAREHACACTIGLGGGKAIDTAKCVAEGEALIIVPTIAATDAPTSHSAVLYTPDGQFDDYAYFKQSPSVVMIDTTVIANAPTRFLVSGMGDALSTYFEARATSNSYSNVNAGLPSGVREGVCGPAKGTNTALMMAKFCYETLLKDGLHAKVASDCNQVTPALENIIEANILLSGLGFESGGLAAAHAIHNGLTSLEGTHHYYHGEKVAFSTIAQLVLENASSSELNEVFGFCLSIGLPVCLEDIGVDSISQEELLEVARKACIAEESIHSMPFPITVEAVAAAIRVADQLGRNYKQSKGA, from the coding sequence ATGAGAAAAGCTTTTATCAGCCCGACCAAATATGTGCAGGGTGAAGATGAGCTGCTTAACTTGGGTTATTTTGTACAGACATTCGGCCAGTCTGCGCTTCTTATTGCTCACCCGGATGATGTGAAGCGTGTGCAGGCCAAGCTGGATGCCACAGCCGAAACGTTTAAAATCACTCTCGTCGAAAGCAACTTCCGCGGCGAATGCTCGCGTGAGGAGGTTGCCCGCCTGAAGGAGCTGGCCCGTGAGCATGCTTGTGCCTGTACCATCGGCCTCGGCGGCGGTAAAGCGATCGATACTGCCAAATGCGTAGCTGAAGGCGAAGCGCTGATTATCGTGCCGACGATTGCAGCTACAGATGCACCGACGAGCCATTCGGCGGTTCTCTATACTCCGGACGGACAATTTGATGACTATGCTTACTTCAAGCAAAGCCCTAGTGTGGTCATGATTGATACGACTGTAATTGCCAATGCGCCGACACGGTTCCTGGTATCCGGGATGGGGGATGCGCTTTCGACTTATTTTGAAGCGAGAGCTACCTCAAATTCCTACTCCAATGTCAACGCCGGCCTGCCGAGCGGTGTACGTGAGGGCGTGTGCGGACCTGCAAAGGGAACCAATACGGCATTGATGATGGCTAAGTTCTGCTATGAGACTCTTTTGAAAGACGGCTTACATGCGAAAGTAGCCAGCGACTGCAATCAGGTGACGCCTGCGCTGGAAAATATCATTGAAGCGAACATTCTGCTGTCCGGACTGGGCTTTGAAAGCGGCGGGCTGGCGGCAGCCCATGCAATTCATAACGGCCTGACCTCGCTTGAGGGAACGCATCACTACTACCACGGGGAAAAGGTAGCTTTCAGCACGATTGCCCAGCTGGTACTGGAAAATGCTTCGTCCAGTGAGCTGAACGAAGTATTCGGCTTCTGCCTGTCCATCGGCCTGCCGGTCTGCCTTGAGGATATCGGAGTAGACAGCATTTCACAGGAAGAGCTGCTGGAAGTTGCACGGAAGGCCTGCATTGCAGAGGAGTCGATCCATTCCATGCCGTTCCCTATTACGGTAGAGGCTGTAGCGGCAGCGATCCGGGTAGCGGATCAGCTCGGCCGGAACTACAAGCAGAGCAAGGGGGCATAA
- a CDS encoding malate:quinone oxidoreductase: MSSEHKKTDVILIGAGVMSATLGALLKELAPDWNIKVFEKLAGAGEESSNEWNNAGTGHAALCELNYTSEKPDGSVDISKAVKINEQFQLSRQFWSYLVKHKLIRNPQDFIMPIPHMSWVEGEKNVAFLNKRFKALSQNPLFQGMEFSEDPRKLKEWVPLMMEGRTSQEPVAATRITAGTDVNFGALTRLLFDHLQSRKVEVHYRHAIKDIKRTGDGLWKVKVHNLSSGQTEAHSAKFVFIGAGGGSLALLQKTGIPESRHIGGFPVSGLFLVCDNPEVVEQHHAKVYGKAKLGAPPMSVPHLDTRYINNKKALLFGPFAGFSPKFLKTGSNLDLIGSVKPNNLFTMLAAGAKEMALTKYLIQQLMLSSEQRMNELREFIPNAKSGDWKVVVAGQRVQVIKDTPDGRGTLQFGTEVVSAADGSVAALLGASPGASTAVHVMLEVLNKCFPQHIKSWEPKIKEMIPSYGVPLASRPELLKEVMTSVTQTLGLSEEEPQKQANFR; the protein is encoded by the coding sequence ATGAGCAGCGAACACAAAAAAACAGACGTTATCTTGATTGGTGCAGGAGTCATGAGTGCGACTTTGGGAGCCCTGCTGAAAGAGCTGGCGCCGGATTGGAACATTAAAGTGTTTGAGAAGCTTGCAGGCGCGGGTGAAGAAAGCTCCAACGAATGGAATAATGCCGGTACCGGCCATGCGGCCCTTTGTGAGCTCAATTATACCTCCGAGAAGCCGGACGGTTCGGTCGATATCAGCAAAGCGGTCAAAATCAACGAGCAGTTCCAGCTGTCCCGGCAGTTCTGGTCTTATCTGGTCAAGCATAAGCTGATCCGCAACCCGCAGGATTTCATTATGCCAATTCCCCATATGAGCTGGGTCGAAGGCGAGAAGAATGTGGCCTTTCTGAATAAGCGATTTAAAGCGCTCTCACAAAATCCGCTGTTCCAGGGCATGGAATTCTCCGAAGACCCCCGGAAGCTGAAGGAATGGGTGCCGCTGATGATGGAGGGACGCACCTCGCAGGAACCGGTCGCAGCCACGCGGATTACTGCCGGAACGGATGTTAATTTCGGCGCACTGACCCGGCTGCTGTTCGACCATCTGCAGAGCCGGAAGGTTGAGGTTCACTACAGGCACGCCATTAAAGACATCAAGCGTACCGGGGACGGCTTATGGAAGGTTAAGGTGCATAATCTGAGCAGCGGGCAGACGGAGGCCCATTCCGCCAAATTTGTTTTTATCGGCGCGGGCGGCGGCAGTCTGGCACTGCTGCAGAAGACCGGGATTCCGGAATCCAGACATATCGGGGGCTTCCCGGTGAGCGGGCTGTTCCTGGTCTGTGACAATCCTGAGGTTGTGGAGCAGCATCATGCCAAGGTGTACGGCAAAGCCAAGCTGGGCGCTCCGCCGATGTCGGTGCCCCATCTGGATACCCGCTATATCAACAACAAGAAGGCCCTGCTGTTCGGGCCGTTCGCCGGCTTCTCGCCGAAGTTCCTCAAGACCGGCTCGAACCTGGATCTGATCGGCTCGGTGAAGCCGAACAATCTGTTTACGATGCTGGCAGCCGGCGCCAAGGAAATGGCGCTGACCAAATACCTGATCCAGCAGCTGATGCTCTCGAGCGAGCAGCGCATGAACGAGCTGCGCGAGTTCATTCCGAACGCCAAAAGCGGCGACTGGAAGGTGGTCGTAGCCGGCCAGCGTGTACAGGTTATCAAGGATACACCTGACGGCCGGGGCACGCTGCAGTTTGGCACCGAGGTAGTCAGTGCCGCAGACGGCTCGGTAGCTGCACTGCTCGGCGCGTCGCCGGGTGCATCTACGGCGGTTCATGTCATGCTGGAGGTGCTTAACAAGTGCTTCCCGCAGCACATCAAGTCATGGGAGCCGAAGATCAAGGAAATGATTCCCTCCTACGGCGTTCCACTGGCCTCCCGGCCGGAATTGCTCAAAGAGGTTATGACCTCGGTGACCCAGACGCTGGGTCTCAGTGAAGAGGAGCCGCAGAAGCAGGCCAATTTCAGATAG